In Geotalea uraniireducens, the genomic window GTCGACGACGACAAGAACCTCAAGGGGCTGATCACCATCAAGGATATCGAGAAGGTCCGCAAGTACCCCAACGCCTGCAAGGACAGCCTCGGCCGGCTGCGGGTCGGCGCCGCCGTCGGTCCGGCCGGCGACATGGAGGCCCGGGTCGATGCGCTGATGAAGGCTGGGGTCGACGTGATCGTGGTCGATACCGCCCACGGCCATTCCCAGGGAGTGCTCGACGGCATCCGGACGATCAAGGCCAATTTCCCGGGGATCGAGCTGGTCGCCGGCAACATCGCTACCGCCGAAGCGGCGGAAGCGCTGATCAAGGCCGGGGTTGACGCCATCAAGGTCGGGATCGGCCCCGGTTCCATCTGCACCACCCGGGTCGTCGCCGGGGTCGGGGTGCCGCAGATCACCGCCATCGCCCAATGTTCGCGGGTGGCCCGCAAGTACGACGTGCCGATCATTGCCGACGGCGGCGTCAAGTATTCCGGCGACGTCACCAAGGCGATCGCCGCCGGGGCCGACGTGGTGATGATCGGCTCCCTCTTTGCCGGGACCGAGGAGTCGCCGGGCGACACCATCCTCTACCAGGGGCGCGCCTACAAGAGCTACCGCGGCATGGGCTCCATCGGCGCCATGAAGCAGGGGAGCAAGGACCGCTATTTCCAGAGCGACGTCGAGAGCGAAGTGAAACTCGTCCCCGAGGGGATCGAGGGGATGGTGCCGCTGCGTGGTCCGCTGGGGGCCAACGTCCATCAGCTGATGGGCGGGCTGCGGGCCGGGATGGGCTACACCGGCTGCCACACGATCCGCGAGCTCCAGGAAAAGGGGCGCTTCATCCGGATCACCGGCGCCGGGCTGAAAGAGTCTCACGTTCATGATGTCATGATTACCAAGGAGGCACCTAACTACCGGGTGGAAAACGTTCGATGAGCCATGACATCCACAGCGAAAAGATCCTGATCCTCGATTTCGGTTCCCAGGTGACCCAGCTCATCGCCCGCCGGGTGCGGGAGCAGAGCGTCTACTGCGAAATTCATCCCTATAATATTTCTCTTGCTCGCATCAAGGAGTACGCGCCAAAGGGGATCATCCTTTCCGGTGGCCCGTCCAGCGTCTACGACAAGGATGCGCCCCATTCCGACGCAGGGGTCTTCGATCTCGGCATCCCGGTCCTCGGCATCTGCTACGGCATGCAGCTGATGACCCACCAGCTCGGCGGCCGGGTGGAACGGTCCCACAAGCGGGAGTACGGCCGGGCGATGATGGACCTGGACGATACCGGCGACCTGTTCAGCGGCTTCGCCGCCAAGGCCGAGGTCTGGATGTCCCACGGCGACCGGATCGAAGAGATGCCGAAGGGTTTCCATGCCATTGCCCATACCGAACACTGTCCGGCGGCGGCGATGAAGGATGAGAAGCGGCGTTTCTACGGGGTGCAGTTCCATCCCGAGGTGGTACACACCCCGCGCGGCGAGGAGATGCTCGGTAATTTCCTTTTCACCGTCTGCGGTTGTCAGCCGACCTGGACGATGGCCAGTTTCATCGAGAGTGCGGTGGCCGAGATCCGGGCCAAGGTCGGCTCCGGCAAGGTGATCTGTGCCCTCTCCGGCGGTGTCGACTCATCGGTGGTGGCGGTGCTGATCCATCGGGCGCTCGGCGACCAGCTGCAGTGCATCTTCGTCAATAACGGCCTGCTGCGCAAAGGGGAGGCCGAGCGGGTGGTCAACCTGTTCCGGAGCCACTTCCGGATCAATCTCGATTACGTGGATGCCGCGGACCGGTTCCTCGACCGGCTCGCCGGGGTTACCGATCCGGAGAAGAAGCGGAAGATCATCGGCAACGAATTCATTTTCCTCTTTGAAGAAGAGGCCGCCAAGCTCGGCGCCGTCGACTACCTGGCCCAGGGGACGCTCTATCCCGACGTGATCGAGTCGGTTTCCACCAAGGGGCCCTCGGCGGTGATCAAGAGCCACCACAACGTCGGCGGTCTGCCGGAGAAGATGAATCTGAAGCTGCTGGAGCCGGTGCGTGAGCTGTTCAAGGACGAAGTCCGGCTGCTTGGCAAAGAGCTCGGCATGCCCGACGAAGTGATCTGGCGCCAGCCGTTCCCCGGGCCGGGACTGGCCATCCGCTGCATCGGCGAGGTGACCAGGGAACGGCTCGATATTCTCCGCGAGGCCGATGCCATCGTTCTCGACGAGATCCGCAAGGCCGGTCTCTACCGGGAGATCTGGCAGTCGTTTGCCGTCATCCTGCCGGTCCGGACCGTCGGGGTGATGGGCGACGCCCGAACCTACGACTACACCGTGGCGCTGCGGGCCGTTAACTCCACCGACGGGATGACCGCCGACTGGGTCAAGCTTCCCTATGAAGTCCTCGGTGCCATTTCGTCGCGGATCATCAACGAAGTGAAAGGGGTTAACCGGGTGGTGTACGACATCAGTCAGAAGCCGCCGGCCACCATCGAGTGGGAATGATCGCAACGGTTGGCTGACAAGAGGGGGGCGGTGCCGATGGCATCGCCCCCTTTTTCGTTGCGGCGCCGGGAGAGTGGTTTGCGCTATCTGTGGCGCGTTTCTGGTATAATAACTATAGGTATATCGGACGCAATTGCCGGGCGTCGGAAAGGAGGACGTCATGAACATCTTCGACTGTGCCCTGAAAATGGAAGCGGATGCCAAGGAGCATTATGACAAACTGGCGGCGGCCGCGCCGACGAGCGAACTGCAGAATCTCTTCCAGTTGCTCGCTTCGGCGGAAGAGGAACATCTTGCCGCCCTGGCTGCCATGAAGGAAAATATCGCCGGCGGCAAGACGGAGTTCAAGGCGCTGGATAAAGCGGCTTGCGTCTTCAGGCCGCTCCTCGACCGGCGTGAATTGATGGCCGAGCTGCAGCAGGACCCGGACGGCTATCGCCATGTGGTGCACGAGGAGGAAGAGAGCATCAAGTTTTACGAGCAGCTTGCCGGAGAGGCGGAGAACGACGGCACGCGGCGCCTCTTGCTGGATCTGGCGGCGCAGGAACGGCGGCATTTGAATATCGTCGAGAATATCTACTCCTTCATCGAGGCGCCGCGGACCTATCTGGCCTGGGGTGAATTCAGCAATCTCAATGAATTGTGAACCGGCTGTCCGGCCGCTGCATGACGATCAGCCTGTCCCGGGGACAGGCTTTTTTATTGCGGCCCGCCCGGCAATGGCATTATAGTGAAAAGGAAATCCTGCCTGGAGTTGCCCGTGTCCGAATGCCTCGATCTGGTTATTTTCGATCTTGATGGAACCCTTGTCGATTCACTTGCTGACCTGACCACCGCTACCAATGAAATGCTTGCTGTCTTCGGCCGCCAGCCGCTCGATGAAACGGGCGTGCGGGCACTGGTCGGCCAGGGAGCGCGGCGTCTGGTCGAGCGGGCGCTGGCTGGCGCCACTTCGACGGACGTCGATCGAGGAGTCGAGTTGTTTCTGCAAGCCAATCTCAACCACCTCGTTGAGCGGTCCGCACTCTATCCGGGGGCCGCTGAAACGCTAGCCGCTCTGCGGGCCCGCGGCATGCGTCTGGCGGTGGTTTCCAACAAACATGTCGCCCTTTGCCGCCGTATCCTCTCCCTCCTTGGGATCGGCGACTACTTTGCCGAGATCCTTGGCGCCGATTCGTTGCCGTTCCGCAAGCCGTCACCGGAGCCGGTCCTGAAGCTCTTGGCCGATTTCGGGGTGGCCGCGACCCGGGCCGG contains:
- a CDS encoding HAD family hydrolase — translated: MSECLDLVIFDLDGTLVDSLADLTTATNEMLAVFGRQPLDETGVRALVGQGARRLVERALAGATSTDVDRGVELFLQANLNHLVERSALYPGAAETLAALRARGMRLAVVSNKHVALCRRILSLLGIGDYFAEILGADSLPFRKPSPEPVLKLLADFGVAATRAGIVGDSVNDVAAGKGAGVATVGCTWGYGGSDDLVEADYRIDTFSELLALPLFCHGARQ
- the guaA gene encoding glutamine-hydrolyzing GMP synthase — its product is MSHDIHSEKILILDFGSQVTQLIARRVREQSVYCEIHPYNISLARIKEYAPKGIILSGGPSSVYDKDAPHSDAGVFDLGIPVLGICYGMQLMTHQLGGRVERSHKREYGRAMMDLDDTGDLFSGFAAKAEVWMSHGDRIEEMPKGFHAIAHTEHCPAAAMKDEKRRFYGVQFHPEVVHTPRGEEMLGNFLFTVCGCQPTWTMASFIESAVAEIRAKVGSGKVICALSGGVDSSVVAVLIHRALGDQLQCIFVNNGLLRKGEAERVVNLFRSHFRINLDYVDAADRFLDRLAGVTDPEKKRKIIGNEFIFLFEEEAAKLGAVDYLAQGTLYPDVIESVSTKGPSAVIKSHHNVGGLPEKMNLKLLEPVRELFKDEVRLLGKELGMPDEVIWRQPFPGPGLAIRCIGEVTRERLDILREADAIVLDEIRKAGLYREIWQSFAVILPVRTVGVMGDARTYDYTVALRAVNSTDGMTADWVKLPYEVLGAISSRIINEVKGVNRVVYDISQKPPATIEWE
- the guaB gene encoding IMP dehydrogenase; its protein translation is MLDETIVEGLTFDDVLLVPAHSQILPRDVALSTHLTRTITLNIPLVSAAMDTVTEARTAICMAREGGVGIIHKNLTIEEQAMEVDKVKKSESGMIVDPITMRPHQKIHEALAIMEKYRISGVPVINAKGKLVGILTNRDLRFETNLDLPISARMTKKKLVTVPVGTTLEEAKEHLKHTRVEKLLVVDDDKNLKGLITIKDIEKVRKYPNACKDSLGRLRVGAAVGPAGDMEARVDALMKAGVDVIVVDTAHGHSQGVLDGIRTIKANFPGIELVAGNIATAEAAEALIKAGVDAIKVGIGPGSICTTRVVAGVGVPQITAIAQCSRVARKYDVPIIADGGVKYSGDVTKAIAAGADVVMIGSLFAGTEESPGDTILYQGRAYKSYRGMGSIGAMKQGSKDRYFQSDVESEVKLVPEGIEGMVPLRGPLGANVHQLMGGLRAGMGYTGCHTIRELQEKGRFIRITGAGLKESHVHDVMITKEAPNYRVENVR
- a CDS encoding ferritin-like domain-containing protein, yielding MNIFDCALKMEADAKEHYDKLAAAAPTSELQNLFQLLASAEEEHLAALAAMKENIAGGKTEFKALDKAACVFRPLLDRRELMAELQQDPDGYRHVVHEEEESIKFYEQLAGEAENDGTRRLLLDLAAQERRHLNIVENIYSFIEAPRTYLAWGEFSNLNEL